The proteins below come from a single Malus sylvestris chromosome 3, drMalSylv7.2, whole genome shotgun sequence genomic window:
- the LOC126615266 gene encoding uncharacterized protein LOC126615266 → MGDASRRPEANVVMNGKTKSQNHIVASRPKGSLQDVGSLRIGSGVVSQAALFLLKMAALETVRRFSRAKCPWAWRGFQALQFLCYPPFKWFRRFAPFKALVNGMQVVSKPLLVLSIATVFSDEAEFFNRTSDGINNSDACSEVQSEVLSECINDSTLDTRVPDQFPQNVEPEMWLVELHEELERQGISLPERIDEEELRRFYTAANGDFSRLLSSVKKTIHWRETYGILSIQELEMWSNMVFWHGFDVKHRPCLIVRLGLACTSLLSHDRPRFAQAIISQVEHGVYHLLDATNAQITVVVDCEGLSPLKIPMQVMRTCSSLLQDHFPNRLGCLFVIRLPPMLRVIAQTFIQVLKPYTREKLRIEGESYRKILSEYLEALPLYLGGKCQCKICTDMWHPRTNEVIKTELREDLHEGRNPLPAHPTYENEVDMEDNWDQLVRTAIFGLVMVWVFIAFLSLFFDPESRPFPFSPK, encoded by the exons ATGGGGGACGCATCGCGTAGACCAGAGGCCAATGTAGTTATGAATGGAAAGACGAAGTCGCAGAATCATATAGTTGCTTCTCGCCCCAAGGGCTCTCTGCAGGATGTAGGGTCGCTTCGAATTGGGAGTGGCGTGGTGAGCCAGGCAGCTTTGTTTCTGCTCAAAATGGCTGCATTGGAGACAGTAAGGCGGTTCTCAAGGGCCAAGTGCCCGTGGGCATGGCGTGGCTTCCAGGCTTTGCAATTTCTGTGTTACCCTCCGTTCAAGTGGTTTCGAAGATTTGCGCCCTTCAAGGCTTTGGTCAATGGCATGCAG GTAGTTTCAAAACCATTACTAGTGCTTTCCATTGCAACAGTGTTCTCTGATGAAGCGGAGTTCTTTAATAGAACCTCAGATGGCATTAACAATTCTGATGCATGTTCAGAAGTGCAGTCGGAAGTATTGTCTGAGTGCATTAACGATTCTACTTTGGATACAAG GGTTCCTGATCAATTTCCTCAAAATGTAGAACCTGAAATGTGGTTGGTAGAACTCCATGAAGAGCTTGAAAGACAAGGGATTAGCTTGCCAGAAAG AATTGATGAGGAGGAACTTCGTAGGTTTTACACTGCTGCAAATGGAGACTTTTCTCGCTTGCTATCATCAGTAAAGAAGACAATCCATTGGAGGGAGACTTACGGAATTCTTTCAATACAGGAGCTTGAGATGTGGTCAAATATGGTTTTCTGGCATGGATTTGATGTTAAGCACCGACCTTGCCTCATAGTGCGACTTGGGCTAGCTTGCACTAGCTTGCTATCTCATGATAGACCTCGCTTTGCTCAAGCTATCA TTTCCCAAGTAGAGCATGGAGTCTATCATTTGCTTGATGCCACCAATGCTCAAATTACAGTTGTAGTAGATTGTGAAGGTCTATCTCCATTGAAAATTCCCATGCAAGTTATGAGGACTTGTTCTTCTCTTTTGCAAGATCACTTCCCCAACCGTCTTGGCTGTCTGTTTGTTATTCGGCTTCCTCCAATGCTTCGTGTTATTGCTCAAACCTTTATTCAA GTTTTGAAACCTTATACCCGAGAGAAGTTGAGAATTGAAGGTGAGAGTTACCGGAAGATTCTCTCTGAGTACCTTGAGGCACTTCCATTATATCTTGGTGGCAAATGCCAGTGCAAAATATGTACAGATATGTGGCACCCTCGCACAAATGAAGTTATCAAGACAGAGCTGAGAGAAGATTTGCACGAGGGTCGGAATCCACTTCCAGCCCATCCAACTTATGAGAATGAGGTTGACATGGAAGATAACTGGGATCAGTTGGTGAGGACTGCCATATTTGGTCTCGTTATGGTATGGGTTTTCATAGCATTCCTTTCTTTATTCTTTGACCCCGAAAGCCgtccctttcccttttctcctAAGTGA
- the LOC126615268 gene encoding UDP-glucuronic acid decarboxylase 6, translating to MANNSTNGEHQTTTKPPPLPSPLRFSKFFQSNMRILVTGGAGFIGSHLVDRLMENEKNEVIVVDNYFTGSKDNLKKWIGHPRFELIRHDVTETLLVEVDQIYHLACPASPIFYKYNPVKTIKTNVIGTLNMLGLAKRVGARILLTSTSEVYGDPLVHPQPESYWGNVNPIGVRSCYDEGKRVAETLMFDYHRQHGIEIRIARIFNTYGPRMNIDDGRVVSNFIAQALRDEPLTVQNPGTQTRSFCYVSDLVDGLIRLMEGEHTGPINLGNPGEFTMLELAETVKELINPEVEIKRVENTPDDPRQRKPDITKAKELLGWEPKIKLREGLPLMEEDFRLRLGVNEKK from the exons ATGGCAAACAATTCTACCAATGGGGAGCACCAGACCACAACAAAGCCTCCTCCTTTGCCATCTCCTCTGCGGTTCTCCAAGTTTTTTCAG TCCAATATGAGAATTTTGGTTACTGGAGGAGCTGGATTCATCGGTTCTCACCTGGTTGACAGGTTAATGGAAAATGAAAAGAATGAG GTTATTGTCGTTGATAACTACTTCACTGGCTCCAAGGACAATCTGAAAAAGTGGATTGGTCATCCCAGATTCGAGCTTATTCGTcatg ATGTCACAGAGACGCTGTTGGTCGAGGTTGATCAGATTTACCATCTTGCATGCCCAGCTTCTccaattttttacaaatacaatcCTGTAAAG ACAATAAAAACAAATGTGATTGGCACGCTGAACATGCTTGGACTTGCAAAGCGAGTTGGAGCAAG GATTCTGCTGACATCCACTTCAGAGGTATATGGTGATCCTCTTGTGCATCCACAACCTGAAAGCTACTGGGGTAATGTTAACCCAATTG GAGTAAGGAGCTGTTATGATGAGGGGAAGCGTGTTGCTGAGACTTTGATGTTCGACTATCATAGGCAGCATGGGATAG AAATACGTATTGCGAGAATCTTCAACACATATGGCCCTCGCATGAATATTGATGATGGACGTGTTGTGAGCAATTTTATAGCTCAGGCACTTCG TGATGAACCGTTGACAGTTCAGAATCCTGGGACTCAAACTCGCAGTTTCTGTTATGTCTCGGATCTG GTTGATGGCCTCATTCGTCTCATGGAAGGAGAGCACACCGGACCTATTAACCTCGGAAACCCAG GTGAATTTACCATGCTTGAACTTGCAGAGACGGTAAAGGAG CTCATCAACCCCGAGGTGGAGATCAAGAGGGTGGAGAACACTCCCGACGATCCAAGACAGAGGAAACCAGACATCACAAAGGCAAAAGAATTGCTGGGATGGGAGCCGAAGATCAAGTTGCGCGAAGGCCTACCCCTCATGGAGGAGGATTTCCGATTGAGGCTTGGAGTAAACGAAAAGAAATGA
- the LOC126615271 gene encoding ATP synthase small subunit 6, mitochondrial-like: MRKFDPWPIFFKREWNRNWPLIVGFAITGTLITKFSLGLTEEDAKNSPFVQRHKR, encoded by the exons ATGAGGAAGTTCGATCCATGGCCGATTTTCTTCAAGCGAGAGTGGAACCGGAACTGGCCATTAATCGTTGGGTTCGCCATCACCGGGACCCTAATCACCAAGTTCTCTCTCGGCCTCACTG AGGAAGATGCCAAGAACTCGCCTTTCGTTCAGAGGCACAAGAGGTAG